One window of Elaeis guineensis isolate ETL-2024a chromosome 11, EG11, whole genome shotgun sequence genomic DNA carries:
- the LOC140852510 gene encoding uncharacterized protein → MASRRSTRLLAFAFIVLLSVGLTSAARSLTGISGGGGGGSGGGGGGGYGGASGSGYGEGYGEGYGEGVGGGYGEGGGGGGGGGRGGGGEGSGSGSGYGSGSGYGSGAGGEHGGGYGKGGGGGGGGGSGGEHGGEGSGYGSGYGSGSGYGSGAGGEHGGGYGKGGGGGGGGGSGGGHGGEGSGYGSGYGSGSGYGSGAGGEYGGGYGKGGGGGGGSGSGGGHGSGSGSGYGSGGGSGYGAGGGHGGGYGSGGGGGGGGGSGSGSGSGSGYGHGYGSGYGSGGGGNGHY, encoded by the coding sequence ATGGCTAGTCGTAGAAGCACTAGGCTTTTGGCTTTCGCCTTCATTGTCCTCCTCAGCGTCGGGCTCACCTCTGCCGCTAGATCCCTCACCGGAATCAGTGGTGGAGGTGGCGGTGgaagtggtggtggtggtggcggcGGCTATGGCGGTGCTTCTGGGTCTGGTTACGGTGAGGGATATGGTGAAGGATACGGTGAGGGAGTTGGTGGAGGATACGGTGAGGGTGGCGGAGGTGGCGGAGGTGGTGGACGAGGCGGTGGTGGCGAAGGGTCGGGCTCTGGGTCTGGGTATGGCTCTGGTTCGGGCTATGGATCCGGTGCTGGAGGTGAACACGGTGGAGGCTACGGGAAGggtggaggtggtggtggtggaggcggctccggcggagagCACGGAGGCGAAGGCTCAGGCTATGGGTCCGGGTATGGCTCTGGTTCGGGCTATGGGTCCGGTGCTGGAGGTGAACACGGTGGAGGCTACGGGAAGggtggaggtggtggtggtggaggcggctccggcggaggGCATGGAGGCGAAGGCTCGGGCTATGGGTCCGGGTATGGCTCTGGTTCGGGCTATGGGTCCGGTGCTGGAGGTGAATATGGTGGAGGCTATGGGAAGggtggaggtggtggtggtggaagTGGCTCCGGCGGAGGGCACGGAAGCGGGAGTGGGTCGGGATATGGCTCTGGAGGTGGTTCTGGGTATGGTGCCGGTGGTGGCCATGGCGGAGGCTATGGCAGTGGCGGTGGTGGTGGAGGTGGCGGCGGGTCGGGCAGCGGCTCCGGCTCCGGCTCCGGCTATGGACATGGTTACGGTTCCGGCTATGGCAGTGGCGGGGGCGGGAATGGACACTACTAA